CGGCCTGGCTGCTGGGCCTGGGAATCTACCTCGCTCTGGGGTGGACGATGCCCGTCCATGCCGAGGTCGCCCTGCATGCTACGGATGCCATCATGGGAGTTTTGCGCGCTCACTATGTCTTTCATCCGGTATTGCTGCTGCCGCCGTTCATCACGCTCTATTTGGCTATCCGAAAGCGACCTGTGATTCCGGGCATGCTGCTCTCTTCCACCGTGGCAAGCGGGCTGGCCATCGTGCTGCAGGGCAGCAGCCTCAGGAGCGCGGTGGGGTCGATGGTCAGCGGCTACCACGCGCACACCGGTCACGAGCTCGTGGACAAGCTTCTGACGCGGGGTGGAATGGACAACATGATGCACGTGACCCTGATCGCCCTGTGCGCCTTCGCGTTTGGCGGCATCGTGCAGAAGGCGGGCATGTTGGACGTCTTGCTGGAGCGCCTTTTGCGTGTCGCCCACACCAGGGGACGCATCGTGGCCTGCTCGGTTATCGCGTCGATCGCGACCGCCGTAATGACCGGAAGCTCCTTTCTCTCGATTCTGATTCCAGGTGAGTTGTTCGCGCCCGCCTACCGACAACAGGGCCTGGCGGCGAAGAATCTCTCCCGCACGACCGAAGACAGCGGCACGGTGGTCGTTCCCTTGATTCCGTGGAGCATCGCCGGCGTATTCATGGCAAGCACGCTCGGTCTCGAATCGTCGTTCGAGTACGCGAGATGGGCCATCATGTGCTACACGGGCGTCGTCTTTGCTTTGATCTACGGGTTTACCGGTTTTGCGATCGCACCTCGGATCAGAGACAACGAAAGCGTGCCCGGCAGTTGATGGCTAGCAGTGTATTGCTGGACCGGCTATGCATGTACTGCGGCACGCTGCTGGCGAGGCACAGATGGACAGGTTTGGGTTGGTGATTCACGGCGGAGCCGGGACGCTGGTGCGCAGCGAG
The sequence above is a segment of the Pseudomonadota bacterium genome. Coding sequences within it:
- the nhaC gene encoding Na+/H+ antiporter NhaC — encoded protein: MGSSNSRPTFFQSLAPLIAMVVLLGIGYGVLRLAIEALLLCAAVVAGLIAWRLGSSFDDLQTGILQSMMKGMPAMLIVIVVGALIGSWIAAGTIPMLICYGLELISARYFLVTACLVCSVVSLVTGTSYGTVGTVGVAFMGVAQGLSVPLGQAAGAIVAGAYFGDKLSPFSDTTNLAPIAARSNLFDHIRHTLWTTTPAWLLGLGIYLALGWTMPVHAEVALHATDAIMGVLRAHYVFHPVLLLPPFITLYLAIRKRPVIPGMLLSSTVASGLAIVLQGSSLRSAVGSMVSGYHAHTGHELVDKLLTRGGMDNMMHVTLIALCAFAFGGIVQKAGMLDVLLERLLRVAHTRGRIVACSVIASIATAVMTGSSFLSILIPGELFAPAYRQQGLAAKNLSRTTEDSGTVVVPLIPWSIAGVFMASTLGLESSFEYARWAIMCYTGVVFALIYGFTGFAIAPRIRDNESVPGS